One region of Danaus plexippus chromosome 16 unlocalized genomic scaffold, MEX_DaPlex mxdp_23, whole genome shotgun sequence genomic DNA includes:
- the LOC116771721 gene encoding tyrosine-protein kinase hopscotch, with amino-acid sequence MAASETVKVSVVIDPTPNIIPCSTTFTAEELCIVLCKKYNIPPLTRTLFALRIKGSDLFLKDNSKVLLSSRDYELRIRFKVPRLGLLITLDETTYDYYFQQARNDVNENKVPEIKYPENKQELLGLGIADMTRAIIEEKLQLNDVVRNHKKYIPKIIIRRHGPYPKKYAIDYLPKLCSVGHNVNYVKNLYLQQLYGLAPNYLAEEYNNVLWQNGSDVLPVKVVVSPFHPHQPGIRLFNITKRDWFHVCTIEELIYLTRNGDNCLEISRRGTPLFLKFKNEEQLSSFISLCDGYYRLMVKWTFNLSKDDETPSLKELQRIKCHGPVGGAFSYRKLEEKRSKKHGCYILRQCQDDYNVYYLDVCSKNSTTETYKIEFKGHCYIFNKEEYFSIERLVSCHQNPEGRIFLNECIPPSEYDKSQLLLCGEPLKKGVRIDQAELQEILKDNKSPRCLPNKDLLLYTGSEKVGSENITATYKALWRLDETKKLVVAFKTLQREKANDYLKDFIELASKWACVQSSSIVRLYGVTLSSPTAMVLEYLPYGPFDVYLRENEENVKPIHLKKVAAGLARALWDLSEAGIVHGAIRCRRLLLASHHDDRIIVKLSGPTLRQYSPLDVHWMPVEFFADMNLAKRSVLGDIWAFATTLWQVFSYGHSPNDTNPVLTARSYEMGDRLLRPSRCPGEVWALVRSCWQSDPPRPQEIMRDMNHMLHREYVPLHEYEEPKISLDHMEHAETVSSDRFIPSELSDAGSNKSLISVDSSVPSTNGTVSDSYDNPFADNKSSNSLESMNALTYALRSEAVISRSNSACGPDEPDDGAGAPRLMESIVSQGKTYLVTITKKIGSGNYGHVFKGWMERDNQESQRKEVAVKKLTRQASERNGSLYEDFKNELEIMKSLQHINIVEILGYSWDHSSDVLIVMEYLEEGSLNYYLKFQGDKLRISHLLKYAKDIATGMDHVSAKNVVHRDLATRNILVVNKYHVKISDFGLARIIPKEESAYRIKTERLLPINWYAPESAVEPWHFSSKSDVWSYGVTAWEIFTRARTEVPKFDVERPRERASCFQIPEGCPSEIFRHLMKECWALDPNLRPKFIDLVHMCKRFMDEYQ; translated from the exons ATGGCAGCGTCTGAGACAGTTAAGGTATCTGTCGTCATAGATCCGACGCCAAATATTATTCCCTGCTCAACAACTTTTACTGCTGAAGAATTGTGTATAGTTCTGTGTAAGAAATATAACATTCCGCCACTGACGCGTACCCTGTTTGCATTACGGATCAAAGGCTCAGACCTTTTCCTCAAAGATAACAGCAAAGTTCTTCTGAGTTCAAGAGATTATGAATTAAGGATACGGTTCAag gtACCTCGACTGGGTCTGTTAATTACTTTAGATGAAACAACTTATGATTACTACTTTCAACAAGCAAGAAATgatgttaatgaaaataaagtgcCTGAAATTAAGTACCCTGAAAATAAACAGGAACTTCTGGGTCTTGGCATAGCTGATAT GACAAGGGCAATTATAGAAGAGAAACTACAATTAAATGATGTAGTTCGTAATCACAAGAAATATATtcccaaaattataataaggagACATGGTCcatatccaaaaaaatatgccATAGACTATCTACCGAAACTGTGTTCTGTGGGTCACAATGTTAA ctatgttaaaaatctatatttacaacaattatATGGATTGGCACCAAACTATTTGGCTGAAGAGTATAACAATGTACTTTGGCAGAATGGTAGTGATGTATTGCCCGTTAAAGTTGTTGTTTCACCATTTCATCCCCACCAGCCAGGAATAcggctttttaatattactaaaagaGAT TGGTTTCATGTTTGTACTATTGAGGAGTTGATATATCTGACTAGAAACGGAGATAACTGTTTGGAGATATCAAGACGTGGGACACCTTTGTTTCTTAAGTTCAAAAATGAGGAACAGTTATCATCATTTATATCCCTATGTGATGGATACTatag gtTGATGGTAAAGTGGACATTTAATTTGTCGAAGGATGATGAAACACCTTCGTTAAAGGAGCTCCAGAGAATAAAATGCCATGGGCCTGTGGG AGGTGCATTTTCATATCGTAAGCTTGAAGAGAAGCGGTCTAAGAAGCATGGATGTTACATTCTTAGGCAATGTCAGGACGATtacaatgtatattatttggaTGTTTGCTCCAAAAATAG tacaactgaaacatacaaaatagaatttaaaggCCActgctatatatttaataaggaaGAATATTTTAGCATCGAAAGATTGGTCAGTTGTCATCAAAATCCTGAAGGAAGGATATTTCTAAATGAATGCATACCACCTTCAGAGTATG ATAAGTCTCAGTTACTGTTGTGTGGTGAACCATTAAAGAAAGGAGTTAGAATTGACCAAGCGGAGTTGCAAGAGATTTTAAAAGACAACAAAAGTCCACGATGTCTGCCAaacaaagatttattattatacactg gtTCTGAAAAAGTGGGTTCCGAAAATATAACAGCGACCTACAAGGCTCTTTGGCGTCTGGATGAAACTAAGAAATTGGTTGTGGCATTTAAGACATTACAAAGAGAAAAAgctaatgattatttaaag GATTTCATTGAGTTAGCAAGTAAATGGGCGTGCGTGCAATCTAGTTCTATAGTGAGGTTGTATGGAGTTACACTGAGTTCACCAACTGCTATGGTGTTGGAATACTTGCCCTATGGCCCCTTCGATGTGTATCTtag GGAGAATGAGGAGAATGTTAAGCCTATACACCTGAAGAAGGTTGCAGCGGGTTTGGCTCGTGCTTTATGGGATCTCTCAGAGGCTGGTATAGTACACGGAGCGATACGATGTCGCCGTTTACTACTGGCCTCTCACCACGATGACCGCATCATCGTCAAGCTCTCAGGACCGACACTCAGACAGTACTCGCCGCTCGA tGTTCACTGGATGCCGGTAGAGTTCTTCGCTGATATGAACTTAGCGAAGAGATCTGTTTTAGGGGACATCTGGGCTTTCGCTACCACCCTGTGGCAGGTTTTCTCATACGGACACTCTCCGAATGATACCAATCCAGTTTTAACTGCAAGA AGTTACGAGATGGGTGACAGATTGCTTCGTCCGTCCCGGTGTCCTGGCGAGGTTTGGGCCTTGGTCAGATCCTGCTGGCAGAGCGACCCTCCAAGACCACAGGAGATTATGCGAGATATGAATCACATGCTGCATAGAG aaTATGTTCCTCTACATGAGTACGAAGAACCAAAGATTTCATTGGATCACATGGAACATGCAGAAACGGTGTCGa gcGATCGTTTTATTCCCAGCGAGTTGAGTGACGCCGGCAGCAATAAGTCGTTAATATCAGTAGACAGCAGTGTACCGTCAACTAACGGGACAGTATCGGACTCGTATGATAATCCA TTCGCTGACAACAAGAGTTCAAACTCGTTGGAATCAATGAATGCATTGACCTACGCACTGCGGTCGGAGGCTGTGATCAGTCGTAGCAACAGCGCGTGTGGACCCGACGAGCCGGATGATGGTGCGGGCGCCCCAAGACTCATGGAATCCATCGTGTCCCAGGGGAAGACATATCTCGTTAccataacaaagaaaataggAAGT ggCAATTACGGGCACGTCTTCAAGGGCTGGATGGAACGTGATAATCAGGAATCTCAAAGGAAAGAAGTAGCTGTTAAGAAATTAACTCGGCAAGCTTCAGAAAGAAATGGAAGCCTTTACGAGGACTTTAAAAATGAACTGGAAATTATGAAg TCCCTACAACACATCAACATAGTAGAGATCCTCGGTTATTCTTGGGATCACAGTTCGGATGTGCTGATAGTCATGGAATATTTAGAGGAGGGTTCCCTTAACTACTACCTCAAGTTCCAGGGAGATAAGCTAAGGATATCACATCTTTTGAAATACGCCAAAGATATTGCAACG gGCATGGATCACGTGTCAGCGAAGAACGTCGTGCATAGAGATCTAGCTACAAGGAACATTCTAGTTGTGAACAAATATCACGTGAAGATATCCGACTTTGGCTTAGCGAGGATCATACCTAAGGAGGAGAGTGCATACAGAATTAAGACAGAACGCCTTCTACCTATCAATTG gTACGCTCCGGAATCAGCAGTAGAGCCGTGGCATTTCTCCAGTAAGAGTGATGTGTGGTCGTACGGTGTTACAGCTTGGGAGATATTTACACGGGCTAGGACTGAAGTGCCCAAGTTTGATGTGGAAAGACCCAGGGAAAGGGCGTCGTG TTTTCAAATACCAGAAGGTTGTCCTTCGGAGATATTCAGACATCTGATGAAAGAATGCTGGGCCCTAGACCCAAATTTACGTCCCAAGTTCATTGACCTCGTGCATATGTGCAAGCGATTTATGGATGAATACCAGTGA